The following proteins are encoded in a genomic region of Sorangiineae bacterium MSr12523:
- a CDS encoding DUF4838 domain-containing protein, whose amino-acid sequence MHRCWLAVLLLALMAAIGCGSHVESPQAGTEFVIDDRAAIVWWSPMPSPVPAFAASELQSYLERISGKKLPVYAGRLRAGDTAPTLPGAVVLLAGAHAGELSASWLNDAAAMLSGKQDDSFVLAGDRDRIVMTGGHPRSTLYAVYDLLERAGARFFAPSYPFYRTREGDFSEAIIRQDPLRIPTLHVLEQPSFRYRRKHVEEGWSHTHETMRELVDWMAKNKLNTLVVPYDYGGMGLVRWDAWRNDLTPELEKRGILLEVGGHGYTSWIPPTTYPGYYENGYNVFKVSNPAGLAEYEKNVVAYLKSHPEIAIFDAWPPDNARWTPADVEAFGSVSNAQAHVARHLGDALKKETPAVRLESLAYLPATDPPSPASMYEATSLVDFAPYDRSYAEPLSGTAYPRNVYYDGLVRRWADAGFKGDISIYEYYRKYSWHSLPVVLPTIIGGDIPHYRTLGATGLGTYSEPADWITYELNHRLVAALSWNTALDVKAYLNDHVVRRFGAALAPDMMAYFRDVETAGRDLYTGPNAAFGDTPRFLDARAKYLAVEKLLTSVRDRTGPTGTAAGLLIDRLAIHAHFASLDMDIAYFTRVQPDAPKVAAAHAEMARFVDEHMFDGIVLKCTYLQLRYLTSPPPADDEQAIRAAYRAKWP is encoded by the coding sequence ATGCACCGATGCTGGCTCGCGGTCTTGCTCTTGGCGCTCATGGCCGCCATCGGATGCGGCTCGCACGTGGAGTCTCCGCAAGCCGGCACGGAGTTCGTCATCGATGACCGTGCGGCCATCGTGTGGTGGAGCCCGATGCCATCGCCGGTGCCGGCGTTCGCGGCGTCCGAGCTGCAGTCGTACCTCGAACGCATCTCCGGAAAAAAGCTCCCGGTCTACGCGGGGCGGCTACGCGCCGGAGATACTGCGCCGACCTTGCCCGGTGCCGTCGTGTTGCTCGCGGGGGCCCATGCGGGCGAGCTTTCTGCTTCGTGGTTGAACGATGCCGCGGCGATGCTCTCCGGCAAGCAAGACGATTCGTTCGTCCTCGCCGGCGACCGCGATCGTATCGTCATGACGGGAGGGCATCCCCGCAGCACCCTCTATGCGGTCTACGATCTGCTCGAACGAGCCGGGGCTCGGTTCTTTGCGCCGTCGTATCCTTTTTATCGCACCCGCGAAGGGGATTTTTCCGAGGCGATAATCCGTCAGGATCCACTTCGGATTCCGACGCTGCACGTGCTCGAGCAGCCGAGCTTCCGCTACCGACGAAAGCACGTCGAAGAGGGCTGGAGCCACACCCACGAAACGATGCGCGAGCTCGTCGATTGGATGGCGAAGAACAAGCTGAATACGCTCGTCGTTCCCTACGACTACGGCGGCATGGGCCTCGTGCGTTGGGATGCGTGGCGCAACGATCTTACCCCGGAGCTGGAAAAACGCGGCATTCTGCTGGAGGTGGGAGGCCATGGATACACGTCCTGGATTCCGCCCACTACGTACCCTGGGTATTACGAGAATGGATACAACGTATTCAAAGTTTCCAACCCGGCCGGACTCGCCGAGTACGAGAAGAACGTCGTCGCCTATTTGAAATCGCATCCGGAGATTGCGATTTTCGATGCGTGGCCACCGGACAACGCCCGCTGGACTCCTGCCGATGTGGAGGCGTTTGGGAGTGTTTCGAATGCCCAGGCACACGTCGCCCGGCATTTGGGCGATGCGTTGAAGAAAGAAACGCCCGCGGTCCGACTCGAGAGCCTCGCCTATCTACCAGCGACCGACCCGCCGTCTCCGGCATCGATGTACGAAGCGACGTCCCTCGTCGATTTCGCTCCGTACGATCGTAGCTACGCCGAGCCGCTCTCCGGAACGGCGTATCCGCGCAACGTCTATTACGACGGACTCGTTCGAAGATGGGCCGACGCCGGGTTCAAGGGCGACATTTCGATTTACGAGTACTATAGGAAATACAGCTGGCACTCCCTGCCTGTCGTTCTTCCTACGATCATCGGAGGGGATATTCCCCATTATCGTACTCTGGGCGCGACGGGCCTGGGCACGTATTCCGAGCCTGCCGATTGGATCACGTACGAATTGAACCATCGCCTCGTCGCAGCCCTTTCCTGGAATACGGCGCTCGATGTGAAAGCTTACTTGAACGACCATGTCGTGCGCCGGTTTGGGGCAGCGCTCGCACCGGACATGATGGCGTATTTTCGCGATGTGGAGACCGCCGGCCGGGATCTCTACACCGGGCCGAATGCGGCGTTCGGCGACACGCCACGATTTTTGGACGCGCGGGCGAAGTACCTCGCGGTGGAAAAATTGCTGACGAGCGTGCGGGACCGCACCGGACCGACTGGGACGGCAGCCGGCCTCTTGATTGACCGACTCGCGATCCACGCGCATTTTGCGTCACTCGACATGGACATTGCCTACTTTACGCGCGTTCAACCGGACGCGCCGAAGGTGGCGGCCGCACATGCCGAGATGGCCCGCTTCGTCGACGAGCACATGTTCGATGGCATCGTCTTGAAATGCACGTATTTGCAACTTCGCTATTTGACATCGCCCCCACCCGCCGACGACGAGCAAGCCATTCGAGCAGCGTACCGCGCGAAGTGGCCGTAG
- a CDS encoding polyprenol monophosphomannose synthase: MKRTLIVTPTYNEKDNLPRFIDAVRSAAPEADIMVVDDNSPDGTGDIADAIASKDKKVRVLHRAGKLGLGTAYIQAFLQGLAEGYDQFFEMDADLSHDVKYLPAFFQALEEGADVVIGSRNIPGGDVEGWGVGRHFISKGGSFYSRTILGLGVKDLTSGYKAFSRRALDAIQLGAVHSNGYSFQIEMTYRALRRGMKVKEVPIVFVDRTLGASKMSRKIFMEAIGVVWRLRYESMTGKI, from the coding sequence ATGAAACGGACCCTTATCGTCACGCCCACTTACAACGAAAAGGACAATCTTCCTCGGTTCATCGATGCCGTGCGGAGTGCGGCACCCGAGGCGGACATCATGGTGGTGGACGACAATTCGCCGGATGGGACGGGCGACATTGCCGATGCCATTGCGTCCAAGGACAAGAAGGTGCGTGTGCTGCACCGCGCCGGCAAGCTCGGGCTGGGTACCGCCTACATCCAGGCCTTCTTGCAGGGCTTGGCGGAGGGGTACGACCAGTTCTTCGAGATGGATGCGGATCTGTCCCACGACGTGAAGTACCTCCCTGCTTTTTTCCAGGCGCTGGAAGAGGGCGCGGACGTGGTGATTGGCTCGCGGAACATCCCCGGCGGTGACGTGGAGGGCTGGGGGGTCGGCCGCCACTTCATTTCCAAAGGCGGGTCGTTCTATTCACGCACGATTCTGGGCCTCGGCGTGAAGGACCTGACCAGCGGCTACAAAGCGTTCTCACGCCGCGCGCTGGATGCGATCCAGCTGGGTGCGGTGCACTCCAACGGGTACTCCTTCCAGATCGAGATGACCTACCGCGCCCTGCGACGCGGCATGAAGGTGAAGGAAGTGCCCATCGTGTTCGTTGACCGCACCTTGGGCGCCTCGAAGATGAGCCGAAAGATCTTCATGGAGGCCATCGGCGTGGTCTGGCGTCTGCGCTACGAGTCGATGACCGGGAAGATCTAG
- a CDS encoding isopenicillin N synthase family oxygenase, translating to MSNLELPVVDLDAQRAKVATDLRVACERDGFFYVSNHGVSESLQTELEVRARAFFARPLEEKMAIAMDRGGRAWRGYFPVGGELTSGVPDSKEGIYFGTELALEDPRVQACLPLHGPNLFPAEGGFREAVLSYMRAMTELGHRLMAGIAESLGLEAREVSASLLRDPLTLFRIFNYPAEPAETPRWGVGEHTDYGLLTILKQSDESGLQVRTARGWIEAPPLPGTFLCNIGDMLECMTYGRYRSTPHRVKNTSARDRLSLPFFFDPSFDADVRPLVPRASLEETTRWDGRSVFDFRGTYGEYLLDKVSKVFPALATSQLRREGAP from the coding sequence ATGTCGAACCTCGAGCTCCCGGTCGTCGATCTCGATGCGCAGCGCGCAAAGGTAGCGACGGATCTCCGCGTTGCGTGCGAGCGGGATGGATTTTTCTATGTGAGCAACCACGGTGTGTCCGAGTCGCTCCAAACGGAGCTCGAGGTGCGGGCACGAGCCTTTTTCGCGCGGCCGCTCGAAGAGAAAATGGCGATTGCCATGGATCGCGGCGGGCGGGCATGGCGCGGCTATTTTCCAGTGGGCGGCGAGTTGACGTCGGGGGTGCCCGATTCCAAAGAGGGCATTTATTTCGGCACCGAGCTCGCTCTGGAGGATCCGCGTGTGCAGGCGTGCCTGCCGCTCCATGGGCCGAATTTGTTTCCAGCGGAGGGTGGATTTCGCGAGGCGGTCCTTTCCTACATGAGGGCCATGACGGAGCTCGGGCACCGGCTGATGGCCGGCATCGCCGAAAGCCTCGGGCTCGAGGCGCGTGAGGTAAGCGCAAGCCTTCTTCGGGATCCGCTCACGCTATTTCGTATTTTCAATTACCCCGCCGAGCCGGCGGAAACGCCGCGGTGGGGTGTGGGCGAGCACACGGATTACGGTCTTCTGACGATTCTCAAGCAGAGCGACGAAAGCGGATTGCAGGTGCGAACGGCCCGCGGCTGGATCGAGGCGCCGCCGTTGCCGGGGACCTTTCTCTGCAACATCGGCGACATGCTCGAGTGCATGACCTACGGCCGCTACCGGTCGACACCGCATCGAGTGAAGAATACGAGTGCGCGCGATCGGCTTTCGCTCCCCTTCTTCTTCGACCCGAGCTTCGACGCCGACGTGCGTCCGCTCGTGCCGCGCGCTTCCTTGGAAGAGACGACGCGATGGGACGGGCGCAGCGTGTTCGATTTTCGCGGCACCTATGGCGAGTACCTACTCGACAAAGTGTCCAAGGTCTTTCCCGCCCTGGCCACGAGCCAACTCCGCCGCGAAGGCGCGCCATAG
- a CDS encoding class I SAM-dependent methyltransferase, which yields MSIASETHFSAPEVYGSRAIANIARALPFVERAYASVRFSILRPKLLSVMDLMLTDEGRILDVGCGFGLFAAYFGQTQPKRSIVGIDPNARRIDMAREVAKSIGCTAHRFHVGDVRDVPLQGSFDAAYVLDVMHHIPAEDQRPVLERLRDLLVPGGMLLIKDITTEPRFGLLFTEVLDRVMVGWKEPLAYRHHQDWGAMLTSLGFKVRIVRVPDVLPYPHVVIAATKL from the coding sequence TTGAGCATTGCCTCCGAGACACATTTTTCCGCGCCGGAGGTCTACGGCAGCAGGGCCATTGCGAACATTGCGCGCGCATTGCCCTTCGTCGAGCGCGCCTACGCCAGCGTTCGCTTCTCCATCCTGCGCCCCAAGCTTCTCAGCGTCATGGACCTGATGCTGACCGACGAAGGTCGCATCCTCGACGTCGGGTGCGGGTTCGGCCTGTTTGCCGCCTACTTCGGCCAGACGCAACCCAAGCGATCCATCGTCGGCATCGACCCCAATGCCCGCCGCATCGACATGGCGCGCGAGGTCGCGAAGTCCATCGGCTGCACCGCACACCGCTTTCACGTCGGCGACGTGCGCGATGTCCCGCTGCAGGGCAGCTTCGACGCGGCCTACGTGCTCGACGTCATGCACCACATTCCCGCGGAAGATCAGCGCCCCGTGCTCGAGCGTCTGCGCGATCTCCTCGTTCCGGGCGGCATGCTCCTCATCAAGGACATCACCACCGAGCCGCGCTTCGGACTCCTCTTCACCGAGGTGCTCGACCGGGTCATGGTCGGCTGGAAAGAGCCGCTCGCATACCGCCACCACCAAGATTGGGGCGCCATGCTCACGTCGCTCGGTTTCAAGGTGCGCATCGTGCGCGTGCCCGACGTGCTCCCGTACCCGCACGTCGTGATCGCGGCGACGAAGCTCTAG